GGCACTGGGTAGTTACCATAGGGAAGTTGTTTCAGGCTAACAAGGCCACCTTCTTCTCCTGGTGAAGTATGCATGTAAAGAGAAATGCATTGTTACTTTTTGTTTGGAATAATGTAATATTATGTTTGTAAGGAGGGTTAACAGAAATGAACTACCTGTTGCAGGGTCTAATTTCCATCGCTGTGCCAGATCTTTGTCATCACCCCCCAGGGAGAAGGTAAAGGGCCCACTGTAAGGAACGGCGTCTGAGTCATTGGCTTGCACCATGACCTTGCTAACCTTATTTCCACACATAATAACACCTTTGTTGACCAGCTGAGGTAGATTGTCATTAATATCCCTAAGGTGGATCCGGACAGTGCATGTACCTGTGCCTTGAGGCTTACCTTAgaacaaagcaaataaataaaacatcagttCATTAATTTCGGCACGTAGTTTACTAGTGCTCCCTTTTATTGCGCTTTCTTTTCATGAGAATCTACTGTAAATTTGAGCATCTTCATACCATCATCTGTGGCACGAATGAGGATTTTGTAAATGCTTGTCGTGTTGTCAACAAATGGTGACTCTCTATCCATCTTCTTAGTTGATGTGACTGTTCCTGTTTTTTCATCAATGGTTACCCAGCCAGCTGGATCTTCTAGCAGATCAAATCTAATAtaaggaggagaaaagaaagtgaaGCAGAACATATAAGGCGAAAACACTGAATGTCAATTACACATCCAAATTTTAACACATTCTGAACCAAAAATGACGGGTTTTagtaaacattattttttttccaaatatcaATACCAGTAaccgctttaaaaaaaaacaaacagcatagGTCAGGCTTTATCATATTACAGAAATAACTTCAGAGAAcataaagtacaaaaacattgtaGACATCAACCTGATCAGGTTCCCCTCTGCATCATGAACCGTTGGTGTGTACAGCACCATTCCTGGctgttcctcttccttctgGTACACATCAACTGGATCTTTGTCAAACACTGGTGGGTCATTAATATCGATCACCGTGATATCAATGGTTACTGAATCTGCAGTAGGCTCTTCTCCTTTGCCATCATCTTTATAATCTTTACAAATAGTTAAGGGTTCTGCATTCTTTACTCCAACCTTCAGCTtggctgtgtttgtcttttcataatcctttttctgtaaaaaaacaaaaaaacaaaaaaaaacacgagtGATTCTTTTCTATATTAATTATAAAATAAGTTGGATTTGACACACTTTAAATTAGTTAAGATTCTTTCAGTGTGATAAAAGCAGATTACCTTGATGACACTGAGAATTCCCTCATTAGTGTCAGGGTCTGTTTCAATCTTGTAGTTTTCATCCTCATTTCCTTCCATGAAATAATATATGGCATTCCAACCTGGAGTTTTAGGAGTGTCTTTATCCTCTACCCCAATTCTCAAGATATCATCCTTGATAGACGCTTCTTGCACCTCACCACGGTACTAGATATGCAGAACAGTTTCAATTTTACCATCATGCATCAATCTGAAAACAGCAATGATTAAAGTgaagtataaaaacaaaacatacctcCCTGCTTTTGAATGTTGGTAGATGAGTGTTTGTGTCAACAATATTGAGAGTAATGACAGCCGTTGAGGACTTCATATCTTCTCCATGATCATTTGCTTTGACAATAACTTCATACTTCTTTACTTtctgaaatatatataaaaatactttttcaacatttttattaagaaaCTGACAAAGAAATATTTGCTTCTTTGTGCATTAACAACCTAACCACCGTTGTACGTAGGAATCACAAATCACTTACATCATAGTCGAAACATCCGTCAAAGGTGAGTCGGAACTGTTTGGTATTGAGTTTATGAATACCAATCTTGGGCTGCGTTGGGTTCTGTGAAATCACGCTTACGGAAATTTGCGAGTTAGGTGTGTTCTCCTTGTCTATGTCATGAACATACAGTAGCACTGGCAAGTATGCTTcaagaggatgaggagagacagaaaagaagagttcatttgtaagaaaacaaagaatGGTAAATAAGTAAGTAAATAAATGAGTAATATTCAGGGactgtaggaaaaaaaaagtctactaatctgaaaaaaaaaaacatacacattttGAGTTATTTAACAACTGTATACTCACTTCCACGTGTACTTTCCTTCACCTGTTCAGTTATTTGAGGAGGGACAAATTCAGGCGCGTTGTCATTGATGTCTTTAAGCTCCACATCAAAAGCTAGTACCTTGTCCAATCGGTTTcttgtgtgttggtgtatgATGTCAAACTTGATCTGTTGGGATAGGTTCTCATGTCAAATGATTTGTACAGGCTAAAGAGCAATACATAATGAATTTGTCATTGTTATTAGTTATTAGTATACATGTAAGCTCACATGAAAGGGTTTTGGGTACTTCTCTCTGTCCAAAGCTCTATTGGCAAAAACGTCTCCGGTGACCTTATCGATCTCAAAAACTCCGAGTGGAGGCTCATCCACACCCATTCCACTTATATGGAACTCGTGGTGGTCCCCCGACATGTTATTAAACATCTAGTGTCAAGACACAAACCATTGACGATTATTGTGTCCTCCTTTGATTGAAGCAAAAATCGAGCCACCAAAATGATTTCATGCACAAAATGATGTCACCTTGGAAATTGGTTTTGGGTATGGTCCTTTATCCTCTTCTTCTAGTTCAATCGTGGACAAAACCCATCTTCTTTTAGAGCGCACTAAAAGCTCCTGTTTATACCACAATGCAGATAatagttataataataataactttattaatACAGCACTTTGCAAGTTACAAAGTACTTTACAATTCAAACAGGGcaaaattgtaaaaacaaatacacaaatagacaaataatacaaataaataaaagcaaacaaacttttAGATAAGACCCAAAACCAATAAAACCCATACATCAATACACACATTggaaaaaagcacaacaaagcCAACATAAAGAAAAAGCAAGTAAGAATGGTGGAATAAAAAGGGACCCACAATAGACCCCTGGGGGCCCCCACAAGATAGAGCAGCACAGGAGAAATGAGCATCTCCAAACATTACCGAAAATTACAGAAAATGTCCAGCACAAGTCCAGATCATAtattcaacaaataattaaGTAATCACTCATTTTATCCTACAGGAAAAACTAATGATTAGATAGATTTTAGATTAGTGATTAGATTTTCCAAATAAGGAATAGTTACCCTTTTGGCACGCCTATTGTATTCAGTGTTGGACTCAGCCAGGGCTGTTAAAGCAAcctacaacaacaaagaaactgaTTAGGGAGACTCAATCTTGGCAACACAGAATACTGTAAATTCGTTTATAATCTAAAACATCCCCCATCATGCTTCACGTGCACctcttaaaacaaaacaatatggCTTTATTTTAAGTGAATATTAACAACAGTTCACAAATGGCTGTTCAGATAAACTACAGAGGTTACTAAGAAGGCACTTTAACAACAAAAATCTGAACATTAAGGAGCATTGCAATTGAGATATATTATTATCTTGTCATTAAGAGTCATTTTGATCTTCAGTGCTGTTGGCAATTATTTATCACCAGGGTTGTGCTTTATGTCTTCCTTTATATGATTGTCCCTCCACCTGCGCCACTGTATTATGTTTCTGAGATAACATATATAGAGAAGTGGCCATTCTCCAGTTTCTATACCCACTCATCCTGTTAAAGGCTTTAGAGAGTGCAAAGCAAATTCAGGAATTCATTGGGCAGGGGGTTGATTACATCCCTTATCAAGCTGTCCTTCTGTAACAGGGAAAAACACACAGGGAAGCATTTTTGTCACCTAAAGAAAAATTAGAGCTATGGATTTATCAAACGCTGTCCTAACACCCAAACAATTTTAATGGTGTATccaaaaatgtttgaatgtaatATGAAGACTTGTATTAAAGTTATACTGTAAGGCTTGTTCCCTCCTAATGAATGCAGTGTAAAGCTGTCATAAAACATATTCTTATGTTCTTATTAAGATAAGATAGTGGTAGatatttattgtcattgcatgTTATACCTCTGTTGGAGCAAGGCAATTGCATTATATAaaatatgtacacatacaccagcacacacacgcgcacacacacacacacacacacacacaaacacacacacacacacaaacacaagccaaGCACATCTCACCCATTCCCACATACACAGTCATACCcgtaaaaatgtgtaaaagaatGTAATAGATACTCTAAAAATAAGAATGTAGGGCAATGAGGTTAAAACGCGACAGTAATTGCACAGAGTCTGTTATTGCACAGAGTccattattgtgtgtgtgtgtttgcagcaggtccaaagctctggggaaaaagctctTGCGTAGCCTGTTTGTAAGTGTGTTAGAGGTTCTTAGTCTACTTGAAGGGGAGGGTGGTGAAGAGGGGGTTTACCGTGATGTAAGGGGTCCTGCAGGATGTTTGTGGCCCGTGTGAGGAGATAGCTTTGAGCTTACATTGATGGTAATTAATAAGCGTTCGTTTAGAATACTAGTCTGCTGTCAACTTGTCCAAACTGAATGCAAAGGCATATCTTgacactctttttttaattaggtGAAAGTTGTTGTAGCATTATTTAGCTCTGGCTAGGCAGTTACGAGTATGAAAGGGGATACAAAGAAATGCCTTTCTAGCTTGTCTTGCCTACCCAACTAACAGTACAGCCTTAAGCTTTATGTATAGACAGGAAGAACTGTCTTGCAGCTTGACTGCACAAGGTGGGACAGCAGTGGTAAGTTGGTTATTAAAAATACAACAGGGTTTAAGAATCATGAGTGGAAACTAAAGAACAGGAAACCAGAAATATCAAAACCTAATCCAATTATTCAACTCAATTTATAATGTGTTTCTTGAGCTTTTGCATGTGGTGGTGTTATACTTTATAGTACAAGTAGTTCATGTGCTTCCATAATGTAATGTTAAGAACTGGTTTTACTTGATGTCTCTTCCATAGGTACTTGCCTGCAGCCTTTTAACCTTTAAAGTAGAAGCAACTTGATATTCTCGTCATGTTAAAACCCTGTTATTCTCCTTTTATTTCCAAGTTGAAAAGTTTATCATAAACAGCAAAACTTTCCCTTAATAGCTTTATTGAAACAATAGCTAAGCAGTcaccttttttttacttttaatgttaGTTAGTTGGAACAGTATGACACTATTGTATATGTACGAATTTCaaacaaatatatgaataaataattattaatacaaaaCTGTAGAAAATTCAGAATTTCATGCCTACCAACAGAAGCAGTGAAATGGGCCTCATCTTGGTCCTCTCTGCCTGATATCCTTTGTGGGAGTTCTCCAGCAGAGTCAAACACAGCCTCTATTATAGTAAGCAGAAGACAACCCCCAACTGCCTGGAGGCAAGCAGGTCAACGTCGCAGTTGACAAAGGGTCATTTGTTCATGCACAGGTATTAGCAGTGTAACATTTCCGTCTTGGCTTTATTTACACTTGCCTGCCTATTTACTTTTCTATCAAACTGGATTTTTTGATAGAAAATATTCATGTGGACTTTTATTGATCTTTCTGACTGTGTTGAAAAACAGGCTCAGGTGTACCCTCCAACTCTCTAGCTCAGGTTACCATGTCTTATTTATGTCTGCCCTACATCACAGGCAGAGGGCAGCTCAGTTTTGTGAGTCCATTGGGTCTTGTCTGTATTCTtcaatttttttcttctttgttgttatTACACATCATTATAAAATGAGTCATTGAATTTCATTCAACACTAGAAAGCAAttacttaattattttttgtaatgagtttttgttttgtcttgggCGCTGCCAGAGGTCATAAACTTAAATTGTAAGGAGTGAAAAGACTTCTTGAGAAGTGCATAATAGAAATGAGATGTTATTTCGCGATCCCAACATCTCAATCAGGTCACCTCCCTGATTGAGGCAAGATATCGATTGTGCTGGTGGTAAAGAAAGAGCgctggttgtttttttctatgaCATAAAATGCAGCTGGAAGTgccccacttgtgaattttgaagcaATTTGTCCATCTAACTAGTACTACAGAGTAGTACTACAGAGTTTGTCGCTAAAATCAAAAGACATCACGCCGAACATTCATCTACTGGTCATCTATTGCGACTATATCGGCCTTTGCAGGTCCTCAAAAAAGTTTTCCGCGAGGGACTAAACAGCTGTGACGCGCTGTCGTTATAAATGACTTCCAGATCCAAAATGCTTTCGCCATTTATtcttccaaaacaaaaacaagatactACAAACGCTGTCTTCGGATCATCAAATAAACTTGCGATCGCAGTGCAGTATAGTGTGGCGGTCAACAGAAATGGTCTCTTCCCAcgctcaccccctctctccatCCAAGCCAAAAaccaggtgaacaggtgagtgcgGCCCATATAATCACTGCCATCACCACGAGATTTCCGGTGAACTCACCCACCACCAGTAACAAGCAGACcgtaaacaataaacaaatcagtaaaCAACCCATGACACCAAATGCACAATCAACTTACATTTATGGCTCCTACACGATCTTAAACTCGCAATTGACACAGTCATGACCACTCACTTCATCAGGTCAGGCAAAGAAGAAAGTGTTTCATAGAAGTGGTAAGAGTGTTAAATAAGAAAGTTGGATGCCTGGTGTGGGAGGATATTGAAGTAACTCGACCATATGGTTTACTTCCTTTATAGCATGATATCAGCATTTGACTTTTGCTGATTGCGTTTATGCTTCAGAAATTATGAAAGTACTGACCTCTTGTGAAGATTAACTTGCTGAAGAAAATGTCTAAttgtcaaactttttttgtcacttATTTTCAGCAACATTCCAAAAAtggatggggaaaaaaatccataGGACTTTTGTTGATGGAACCAGCGTGATACTAACTTGTGGTTACGTCATCCCTGCGGCGCTCTTTTTGATCAACTTATTGCAGAAACAAGAAATGGAGATAGAGGGATGAATAAGGCATTCCCGCTTGAACTTGCCATACGAGAAGGACAGAGTAGTTCAGTGTTCATGACAATTAGCACACCTGTATTTACAAAGGATGGATGTTATGTTTGGAATGCCTTCAAATACCTTCACAGCTCCATAGACGCTACAAGTGTTTTTGACACTGTCATTGCTGcccttttcatttcctcctgTCGGTCTTATAAATATCACAAGTCATCAACTTGGACTGACTGCAATAGTTAAAactttcttttacttttagttatttttaaagCCACTGTACCAAAGAAGCTTCATTCCAGGATGAGTGGTGTAATGTCTGAGTAAAGTCCTTGAATGTCTGGCATGTTGCTGTCACAGACCTGAGAGCAGGATTTATTTTAGTTACGGCACTGTTCATTGATTTGCACATCTTTTACGTATCATGTAGTTTTAAACAAGTTGAAATAAGACGGGTATAAGCACCACCACTGTGtcgatgtttgtttgtttgtttatctgtcTGACTCACAGAGCATCCCTGCGGGGCTGTCTGCTGCTGAACAGAGGGCAGGTAGAACACACTCCTGATACTGATCTCACTGGGACGTTGGCATCGAGTCTACATGGACAAACCCAGGCCCCcaataaacatgaatataagAACATATTCAAAACCATATCTGTCTTGCTGTCAATTTATGTTATTCATCTTTTGCACATAACATCATGTTCTGCCCCTCGGAAACACTGCATCTAAAGAAAATGTACTTTCTAAGTATGAAATAATTTCATTACAGTTCACTTCCCTCTCTAGTTATTGAAATAAGATCACATAAATGACCTTTTATTAAGTAAAAATGCCTCAAGTTTTACACAAGTCAGTAGAAAGATGTTGAAGTTTTAAGACAAATAATAGCCTGCTTTGTTAGTCACTGAGTCATTGTGGCTAGATTGTATTGTGAGAATACAATCCAAAATCATTTCTCAGTGACTCAGCAGCTGTTGTAGGTACACAGCAATAAAACTCTGGGCAGAAGACTGAACAGAAAGCTCCTCCCTCCTTACATTTAAGTTGGCATGTGGCTTCTATTAGATTATTTTGTTTACGCACACCTGCAAACTGTTGTTTTAGTCTCAAACAGGCCTCTCACCAACATGTAGATCCAAgtagttttaaataaatacatttttttttaaatattcaaaactgCTTTACATCACAGAGGCAAATTCTGCAGCTGTGCCTCCATTGTACTTTTCTGACAGATTAATTACTGGTTACTTTACTGATTGAGATGTCTCTCAGCAAATTCTGATATTATTGTATCACATCCAAATCAATTGGGAGTCATTGGTTTTATTGgggaaaatgcacaaaaaaaacgatatatATGAATTAAAATTTGCTTTACATTTAGCATATGCAAATGAAACTACTGTTACCATACACatagtatatttaaaaaaaaaaaatcataaaattagAATTGAACTACAAAATAGGCTATTCTTTATATATCATGAGTTATTTCACATCTGGTAAATATTAGGGTGTATAGCTCTCCTTTACAAGAAGATCTGATTCTCTAGGGCTACGATTCAATTTTTGGACaattcattaaaatataaaacgcTTTGGTGCACATTGATTCTGTACCATTTGGTTTGATCTGATGGAAATTGATAATTGAATCCAAAATAGCTTTAAAACCAGGCCATTGACCGGTTCGCAGCCTGTTTTTACTGATCCACGGCTGTGCAGACCAGTTCACTCAAATGTTTAATGTTAAGATCAGTAACCGATCCGGATCCTTTTATCTTCACACCTCTAGTGCATGGTGTATTTCCATCCTAAAATGATTAAACCCAgatgttttgttcttttactttcttGACTCAAAATGTGCCAAATATCTTTTCTTGCTTATGAGAATCACTGTTAATAGAAATTCCTTGAAGCTCCTTGCATGATTTGAGTTCAGTGGCTGAAtcctgaccatagactgtaaatattatcggcgtctgagtgatgtcagccatctgttatggcagggggctccagaggctcatctGCAGCAGACTCCATGGAAATCCTGTTTcatcctaactttcagtcaacctaacgactgGCTAAAAGCTGGAGCTTTGGCTGGTATTAAGTTTCCTGACAAACCATCACATcgtgcccgcctgtcaatcaggttaACTActactatttaaaaaaagcaccCCTTGTGCAGTGTGTGCCAATGAGGATGACAACTAATCAgaccattttgtttttttgtaccaggctgtaaatgcgttaatttctgctgtaaaaactggctttttgaatgaggtgtgtatgtgacttctggggctcttggagccagcctcaagcggaccccttgtcaaactgcaggattttgcataGATAgctttgctctgttttttttaggtatGCACAATTAGTTTCTGGTATGTGAAAATTTGTTATCATTACCAGTTAACATGTTTAgcatgtttgtccatttctatGATGACAACAATTATTATGTAAAGAAGCCATAAAGAAGGGACCTACAGGTAACAACAAGTTGTCTGAGGAGGATTGTGGGAGGGGAATTCAGTACTCTCAGATCCCATTCTCAATTTAGATATATTCAATTTAGAATCAACTTAGATGACTTCAGAGGCAAAAGGAGTGTTACTGGGACAAAATACGAATGATAAATGAGAGATGTCAAAATGATACAGCTGAAAGGAAGGGATTAACTAttgttgaaaaataaacatgcaggTTAAAGTAAACATCAGGCAAAGTTGTAAAACTAGAAGAACTTGAAAGCTTAACACCTATAGAGTGGAACGGCTGCCAGGACATGTTAGTACTGCTCATACTTTTGACATggtttttttcctgtgtgtaGGTACATTCTTCTCTCCCTATCACATGTATTAAAGGGAAACTATATGATGGTAAGCTTGAGAACTTGATACATAAGCTAAAGAGCAAGCTTGATTATACACTGTTTAAtccccccacacacatacacacaaaggcacacacacaatctgatTGAATCCTGCCTCCCCTTAAAACTGCCTCAGAAGAAAATTCCTTCTGAAGCTATTTGTGAGTCGTCCTGTTCATTCCTGTTTGGATGTCTTTATGGGTATCGTGTGAAATTCTCATCTCATTTTTTAGAAGTGACAGAAGGAAATGTTGTTGtagtgagggaaaaaaatgaagcagtgTAAGAGAAAACCAAGAGCCGGTGAGTGAAAAATCAGAACACACTGGCAAACAAACAGTTAACCCAACTGTAATGACTCCTGTCACATTTTAATTCCATTTCTCATGAGATTTTCAGATACAGGAAGAGTTGAACACCGTGATTAAAACTATAAAAAGGTTGTTTTGAACGATGCAGTTGGCTCAACTATTGAAGCACATTTAATTGTTTACCATCCCCACCCTTGTATACCCACACCCATATCGTTAGTCATCCAAACAaacactaagacacacacagaagaaacatATAAATCATTTCAGCTGATCAGGTGAAGCCTTATTCAACTCCTGTCACATGTAACATAGATGAAACTTGGCATAAAGTTCACGGGCCACCTGCAAAGTTCAGTTAAGTATCGCTTTGAAGCAACCCAACTGAAAAACGAATAAATGAGTCactgacaaacaggaacaacaTGGCATGCATTTACAGACACAGTTCCATTCATGACACTGTAAAGAGTTGCACGTGCACATGGCGGTAAAGTCATGATACGGTACATTTTGTCAACAAAATAAAGCTCGCCTCATGGAGATCCACTGGAAACACAATAGGATGCATAATTCCAGCAGTTACGGTATCTTTGAGCCTCTGGATCACTGTTTAAGCCATGCAGTCAATATTTCTCAGTCTCAATCCAAAGCCATTTTCAATACCATAGAGCAGGTGTTGTATTCATAAGGGGATGCTATTTAATCTCAGTGCCATATAAGATGAGCAGCATCCAAGGTACTAAGACTTGAGATGCAGTTATATACATTTGAATTCCTTTATCCACATTTCACTCGATGTGGCGTTGCCTGGTTCTGTCCTTCTACTTGAGTAAAGAGGAGATGCACTGCAGTCTTCAAATAGCCTGTGCTTTCAAGTGCAAAATGGGCATGAAAGGGGTTTCCCTTAGGCAGTAGGACGACAAAAACTTGAGCTGACagttattctattttattattttaaccaTTAAAGGTAAATAATTGTGAGAGGGACGACTCGTCTAGTTTGCTCATGAATGTCATCATTGCCAAGATATTCAACAGTCACATCAAATAGAGTACTTTTGTAGGAACATACTATATATATTAATTAGGAAAGATGTACTCAGGAAAACATTCATAAAGACAGCAAATCATGGCCAGGTCTGCCAAGCTAGGAGTTCCTCCTTAAAAGGGGACTTCAGAGTGGCAGAGAGATAGACTGTATCTCAATAGAGTCAAGTTCAGTCTTTAGGAAGATTTTGTTCCACGGCatctttcctcttcatcttcctcctctgtttcttcatCCCTGGTGTGAGGAACAGATGTGAGCAGCAAAGTGTCGGCATGAACTTCTTCGTCATCGGACTGGATCACGGGTGTGTCGGCTCCACCCTCGCTGGTATCACAGGAGCCAGACGATGTAGAGGACAGGCGTGATTTAGAGCTGCGTTGCACTTCCTGTTGCCGTTTTAAAGTCGCCCGCTCCCTGTAGACGACCTCTGCATCttcatcgtcctcctcctcttcgtcttcttcttcttcttctccttcttcttcttcaccctCTGAAAAAGAGGAAGCAGTAAAAGGACTTTTGCACCTGCTCTGTCAGTGCTTATTATTTCAGCAGGACGCACCTGCATTGCTCTGTCTTTCCATGGATGAAATGAATATGCATGGATGACGCAAATAGATATTCCGTTTACAAACAATAATTCCTGGTTGAAAACTCTCAATTGTCTTCATGGAAATACTTATACTTACTTAtacttaatttattttatattgcttcctttaaaaaaaactgttgctAAATACTTTTGCAGTTGACTCATGGGGGTGAATTTTGAGACCGTAGTTTACTAATCCTATAAGACTAAGGAT
This region of Labrus bergylta chromosome 12, fLabBer1.1, whole genome shotgun sequence genomic DNA includes:
- the cdh26.1 gene encoding cadherin-like protein 26, producing the protein MRPISLLLLVALTALAESNTEYNRRAKRELLVRSKRRWVLSTIELEEEDKGPYPKPISKMFNNMSGDHHEFHISGMGVDEPPLGVFEIDKVTGDVFANRALDREKYPKPFHIKFDIIHQHTRNRLDKVLAFDVELKDINDNAPEFVPPQITEQVKESTRGTYLPVLLYVHDIDKENTPNSQISVSVISQNPTQPKIGIHKLNTKQFRLTFDGCFDYDKVKKYEVIVKANDHGEDMKSSTAVITLNIVDTNTHLPTFKSREYRGEVQEASIKDDILRIGVEDKDTPKTPGWNAIYYFMEGNEDENYKIETDPDTNEGILSVIKKKDYEKTNTAKLKVGVKNAEPLTICKDYKDDGKGEEPTADSVTIDITVIDINDPPVFDKDPVDVYQKEEEQPGMVLYTPTVHDAEGNLIRFDLLEDPAGWVTIDEKTGTVTSTKKMDRESPFVDNTTSIYKILIRATDDGKPQGTGTCTVRIHLRDINDNLPQLVNKGVIMCGNKVSKVMVQANDSDAVPYSGPFTFSLGGDDKDLAQRWKLDPATGEEGGLVSLKQLPYGNYPVPLLIQDQQNMVGRDTVEVTVCDCGEKNVCKGKEPLSSSLGAPGIGLIFVGLLLFLLLLLIIMCQCGKKFTIPTAEDEGNQTLIKYNQEGGGSECKSAPTLPLTPTRNEAVTDGIKLGTKQMSQTAPVMTQDMDTYNSYGQTMINSHMSSMTMQHQRDTLRSQGGQNMYSEWNTSRINTNQGGSSRYHSVSQRSNQHIAGHLDRRLHTINGNQAHHPVYQLHNYTYEGQGSRAESLDGLSLSNHGDDLNFLNDLGPKFKTLGGIMHQTIQEKR